AAAAAATTCTTAGCCATCGAGTAAGCGGCTGAAAAGTTTCCAGCCTCCAAAAAATATAAACAGCCAGATCAATCCTTTAATCAGAAAGAACAGAAATCCGGCCAGGCCTAATCTTTTAAAATAGCGCTTAAGTTTGTCGCGGTCCATGAGTGTGCAAGTGTAGCCATTTTGCCCCGAATTTACAACGCTTAACGGTAACTGGCTATTATTACAACCGGGCAGCAGCAGTAAAAGTTTTTTTACATTTTCTATTTTGGCTAAAACCTGGCCGCTTGTACGCATAAATAAGTATCTTTGGCGCCCGGAAAATTTACCCGGTGTCAGTTATGCTCGTTACTTCCGAAGTTAAGTTAGAACACATCATCCTGCACAAAGTAGGCAATAAAAGCCGCGACGAAGCCATTCAGTTTTCGAAGAAACCACTCGACCTCGACGATACCGTAAAGGACTTACTGCAGCGTTATTTTTTGTCGCCGTTTAAATCCGAAGCGTATTATAACTTATACCACGAGTCGGATATTAACCTGAACGAAGTGTATACTTTTGTGTCGCGGATTTTCGACAATCCCGACACCTTTCTGGAACAATCGGAGAATCTGGCCCGGCACCTGTACGAGCAAAGCACCCACCCCAACGTAAAACCCGGCGAGTTCTACGTAACCTATCTCCACGATTTAGTGCTCGACGGCGAAGCGCTGCAAGCCGTAGGTTTATTTAAATCGGAAAATCGCGAAACTTACCTGAAAGTGTACCCCAGCGGCGATACTTTTGACATCGACAGCGAAGACGGCGTAAACATTAATAAACTCGACAAAGGCTGTTTGATTTTTAACACCGACCGCGAAGATGGTTTTGTGGTACTCACCGTAGACAACACCAACAAACGCGACGAAGCCATTTACTGGAAAGACGATTTTTTAAAAATTCAGTCGCGCCAGGATGCGTACCACCACACCCAAAACGTAATGAGCTTGTGCAAAGCTTTCGTGGAAAAGCGTTTGCCCGAAGAGTTTGAAGTATCGCGTGGCGAGCAGGCCGACTTGTTAAACAAGTCGGTTAAATTTTTAAAAGAAAAAGAAGTTTTTGATTTACAAGAGTTCCAGAACGAAGTAATTGCGCAGCCCGATTTAATTGAGAGCTTCCAGAGCTACAAAACCGAGTTTGAAACTGACCGGGGATTTGAAATAAAACCGGAGTTTGACATTCACGAAAATGCTTTCAAGAAAAATACTAGGTTCATGAAAAGCGTGATTAAGCTGGATAAAAACTTCCACATTTACGTGCACGGCAATTCCGAGAACATGGAAAAAGGCTATGACGAAGAGCGCGGATTACACTTCTACCAACTATTTTTTAAATCCGAAAGCTAATTTATCGGGTTCCGAAAACTTAAAATTTTAAATTTTCTGATTGCGGATCCGGGTGAATTTCTGGCGGAATTAATTCCGGGTTAGCCGGAGTTTTTGGCGGTAGAATGCTACAATTTTTTAAATTTGTTATTTCCCGGATTTATCTGGTGGCTTTAGTTTACGGGCTGAGCTCTTTTGGAAAACCCTAATTCTACTACTTTATTTAAAATCAAGATATTATACTCCATGATGAAACGACGTACCTTTGTAAAAGCTTCGCTGCTGAGCGGCTGTTTAACCAGCACCGTTCCTTTTTTAAATCCGGCCCTAGCCGGGGCAAAACAAAAAGCTGGCAAACCCGAGTATTACGAATTACGGGTTTATACTTTAAAAAACGACGCGCAACAAAAGTTAGTCGAAGATTATTATCAGAATGCGGCTATTCCGGCGCTTAACCGTTTGGGCAGCAAAAATGTGGGCGTATTTACCCAGCAACAACCTACCACGGCCATCACCAAATTATACGTAGTTATTCCGTTTAAATCCATCGAAGATTTTGGCAAGATGAACGAGCGCTTACAGGCCGATGCCGCCTACCAGCAAGCCGGCGCCGCTTATTTAAACGCTCCCGCTACCGAACCGGCTTATCAGCGCATCGAAAGTTCTTTAATGGAAGCCTTTAGTGGCATGCCCAAAATGGAGTTACCTGCCAAAAAAGCCCGTATTTTTGAACTACGTCGCTACGAAAGCCCCAGCGAAGCTGCCGGCAAAAAGAAAATAGAAATGTTTAACAAAGGCGAAATTACCGTATTTAAGCGTGTAGGTTTAACCCCGGTATTTTTTGGTGAAGTGATAGTGGGCGAAATGCGTCCTAACCTCACGTACATGCTCACCTTCGATGATATGGCCGATCATGACCAAAGCTGGAAAACCTTCGGTAGCGACCCCGAATGGAAGAAAATGAGCAGCATGCCGGAATACGCCGACTCAAAAATATTGTCGAATATTACCCGTACATTTTTAGTACCAACCGCTTACTCGCAAATTTAAAATTCTTTCAACTCCTGCTCAACCAGCCTGGCTAAGCAATAACTAGAAGATATTTTTTAAAAAATCAGGCAAATAGAATTAAAACAAAAGCAGTACCTGGCTTAGGTACTGCTTTTGTTTTAAGGGCAGTTAATACAGGCTATAATTTAATTTCGCGTTTTTTCCCAGTAAAATCGGTTACGTACACTTTCTCTAAACCCGCGCTTACCATGGCCCGACTAGACTGCGATAGGTAACCCGATCCATAGAAAAATTCTTCGCGGCGTTTTTTACCATTGCTAAATTGTAAATCCGCGTAAGCATCCATGGGGCTTAAGCGAATAAACTGCTTTTTACCGGTTGGAACTAAACCCTGTATAACCTGTAAACTATCCGAGTTACAGCTTATAACTTCTATCGGCTGATTATTCCTCGTAAATACCCTAGCAATGGCCTTAGCATCCCCCGAAATTTTCAAGCCGGCTCCTTGCGGTGGAATCGGTCTAAATGTCCCATTCCCGTTACCCATTAAACAAGTACCAATACCGGCATCGTAATACCCCATGGCTACCTCGGTAGCGTAAGAATTACCTACTAAAAGCAAATCCAGGTTACCGTCGTAATTGTAATCGGCTACACTTAGTCCGAATACCGGGGCAAATTGTGCTTGTACCGGCAAAGGCTTTATGGTAAATTTTCCGTTTCCATCATTTTGAATGAAGCTGCTGCTAAACGTATAACTTTGGTAACGGTGCGCGTCTTTTAACTCGTCGTCGGTAAATAATTGCGCCATGGTGCTGGCCCCGTAATCCGCGTAACGCGGAAAGCGGCGACGCATGGCTACCATCTGGTCGGTAAGGCCGTCGCGGGCCGGGGCGGGATAGTTTTGGTTTTGAATGAAATAGCTTATCACCGGGTCTACGCTGCCGTTGTTATCGAAATCTTTGGCTACTACACTTACCGGTTGCTCCGGGCTGGCTTTGTAACGGGAGTTTAAGCCTAAGTTGCCAGCTACATAATCTACGTCGCCGTCGTTATCAAAATCGCCGCCAATAATGCTGTTCCACCAGCCGTGGGTATTTGCCAGGTTTGTATTGGCGGTTACATTAACCAGCTTGCCGTTGGTATTTTTAAAAAAACAGATCGGCATCCACTCGCCCGTTACGATTAAATCAATTTGATTATCATTATCAAAGTCGGTCCAGAGCGCGGCGGTAACCATACCGGCCCGTTCCAGTTCCGGGCAAATTACTTGGGTTACATTGGTAAAACGACCGCCCTGGTTACGCAAAATACAGCTTTGCCCCGGCAATGGATATTTTTGGGGTTCGTTTCTACCACCGATAAACAAGTCCAGATCACCGTCCCGGTCGAAATCGGCGGCGGTTACGCACGAGCCGCTGGCTAAGATCTGGGGTAAAGCCTGATTATTAAGGGTAAAGTTGCCTTGTCCATCGTTTTGAAATAAACGATGCTGGTATTGGGTGGCACCCGTTCTAAACTCGTTACCGCCGCTCACCACGTACAAATCCAAGTCATTATCGTTATCGGCATCAAAAAACAAAGCACCCATGTCGTCTGAGGCGTTAGGTTGGTTGCTTAATGGTTTGCTGGTAAAAGTACCCGAGGCGGTTTGGTAGAAAATCATTCCGGAACGATCACCGGCCGCACCCACGTAAAAATCATCCCGGCCGTCGCCATTAACATCTCCTACGGCTAAGCCCGGCCCATTTTGGGAATATTTATGCGGTAGCAAAGGCTGATTTTTAAAATCTACATAATCGGTTTCTTCGTGTTTATAGGCAATATTGTAAGCTGCGTTTACTTTCTGAAAAAGCGGAGTTGGTTCTGGTTTAACGCTGGGTTTAGTAGTATTAGCGTTTTGCTCTTTTACAGTTAACGTTTGGTTGGCTTTTACTTGTGCTAGTACCTGGTATTTACCGTTCGGCCAGGTTATTTTCAGCGAGTCGATAGTAGGCACTTGGCCCAAGCCAAAATGCACCGTTGGGTCTACGGAAGATTGATACCCCCGGGAAAGATAATGCTCGTAAAACTGTTGTTGGTTATTGTATTTAATTTGAATGGTAGTGCCAATGCCGTTGCGATTGGGAGCTTGTCCCTGCAGCTTAATTTTAAAAAAATTGGTCGGCTGAACGGTTTCGGCGTTGTTACGGTACACAAAAGCCGGATTGTTGAGGTTGTTAATGACTAAATCCAGATCGCCGTCATTATCCAGGTCGGCGTAAACGGCACCGTTTGAAGTGGCGGCTTTATCTAAACCCCAGTCTTTGCTTTTGTTGGCGAAGGTTAAGTCGCGTTTATTCTGGTAGATGTAGTTAGGCACTACCACACTCTCCAGTTTATTAAATTCTTTTTTCAGCTTCGCTTCCATGGCCTCCTGGGTACCAAACATCGATTGCTCCGATTGGTAATGTATGTAATCCAGGTTAATCATGTCTTTTAAGTAGCCATTGGTAATAAATAAATCGCGCCACCCATCATTATCGTAGTCGGCCAGCAGGGCGCTCCAACTCCAGTCGGTGGCGTACACGCCGGCCAATTGCCCAATCTCGCTGAATGTACCGTTGCCGTTGTTTAATTGCAGCGTATTGCGCACGTATTGATGTTCATAACCGAGGCGCTGGGTTAGCTGGAATCGTTCGTAATTGGGCGCTTCCATGGTTAATTTTTGCCGTTTGTTGTCTTCCGGCAGCATGTCCATTTCGATGATATCGGGTAAGCCATCGTTGTTATAATCGGCAATGTCGGTGCCCATGCCGTTGTAGCTGGTATGTTTTAAGTACTGGCTGATTTTATTCGTAAAGGTGCCATCCTGATTATTAATCCAAAGCAAATCGTTACTTAAAAAATCATTGGCCGCGTAAACATCGGGCCAACCATCCTGGTTAATATCGCTTACGGCGATGCCCAAACCCCTACCTTCTATTAATATACCCGCTTCTTTAGAAACATCCGTAAACGTGTTATTGCCGTTATTTCGGAACAGTTTATCCGTACTCCGGGAGGTACCATTGGTAATTTTGGGGCGGGAAATATTTGGATTATCAAAGTTATCGGTGGCATTCCGCAACAGATACATATCTAAATCCTGGTCTTTGTCATAGTCAAAGAAGGCCACCTGGGTACTATTTCCTTCGTCGGCGAGGTTATAGGCTTTGGCTTCTTCTTTAAAAATCGGCTTACCGTTAGGGCCAATACCTTTGTTTATAAATAACAAATTCGGCGTGTACGTGGTATCGGCAAATGGATTAACGGTACAGGCGTAAATATCCAGCAAGCCATCCTGGTTAATATCCACCATAGTTACCCCGTTCACCCATAATTTAGTTGTAGTGCCCGATTGGGCCGTAATATCTTCGAATTTAAAATTTCCTTTATTCAGGTAAAGCTTGCCCGAAACCATATTACCCGAAAAGTACAGGTCCGGTAAACCATCGTTGTTAACGTCACCTACGGCCACCCCACCCCCATTATACATGTACCCGTAGGTGAGTATGTTTAAAGAATCAGTTTCGGTAATTGAATTATTAAAAGTAATTCCGGTATCCTGCGAGTCCAGTAAGGTGAATAAGACTGGTTCTTTTTTAAAAAACTGGCAATTGGTAAGCAGTAAAATACAAGCAAAAACTAATAATACACGTGTGGATTTCATTCGGGAAAGATCAATGTATTTAGAAAAAGTTTATTAGTAATGTAATGATTTCCGCTGGAATATTATACTTCCGGTTAGTTCAGGATAAGCTCTTTGCCTTTTATATGATACCAGCGGGGTGTACCCGATAATATAATTAAGCTGCTGCCTTTCTTTGAATTCAGTAACCAGGCATTCATTATTTAAGCTGCGTTAGACTGGGAAGCTTAGGTTGTTCGAAGCTTAATTTATTTAAAGGTACCATTTCGGGTTTAGTTTCGCCTTCTTTTATCCGGAGTAACTGATTGGGTTGAATGTTCCGGAAAACCTGTTTTTGATTGGTGCCGGCCCACTGAATCACAATTTCATCAATCAGATCGGCCTGACCAATACCGATTTCCCGCCTTAATGGAGAGGCGCCAAAACTTCCGCCGGAATTAACGTCGCGGTAAACGCTGCGGGCAATGCCGTTTTCCCGGAAAGTAACTTTAATGCGCGAGCCAATAGCACTTCGGTTCGCTTTTGCCCCTACTAGTTCCAGGTAAATCCAACGGTTGTTGTTCTGGCCGGGGTTCAGAAAAAAAGAATTCTGGTAAGCATCGCCGATGTAAGCGCCGCCCATATCTACGTAAATATCCTGGTCGCCATCGTTATCCATATCGGCAAAAGATACGCCGTGCCCTTTTTGCAAATGCCCCACCCGAGCGGCGGTAGTTACATCGGCAAATTTTTGGCCGCCCAAATTTTTAAACATTTTGTTCGGCACCAACGACTCGTAATCGGGATTACCCGTAGCCAGGTACATATCTAAAAAGCCATCGTTATCGATATCGCCAAAGTTAGACCCCATGGCAAAAGCAACTCTATTTAAACCTACTTGCTCCGAAATATTAGTAAAAGTACCATTGCGGTTATTTTTATAGAGGTACACCATGCCAGCATTTTTAATTGGTTTTTTCAGGGCTTCGGCGGCGGCGTAATGAGATAGGGCTGATTCAAAATTATAATCGCACACCAAAATATCTAACCAACCGTCGTTATCAAAATCCCAGAACCAGGTCGGGAAGGTGTGCCCTTTATCTTTATCCAGGTTAGCCGAAGCAGTTACATTTTTAAAAATGGGCGTTTTTCCTTTGGTAAGTGTATTTTTAAATAAATACCGGTCACCGTTCATGGTAGATATAAAAATATCCTGGCGTCCGTCGTTGTCGTAATCCCCGGAAGTTACCCCTTTCACAAAGGCCACCAGATCTAAATTAGCTTCTTTGGTTATATTGGTAAAAGTGCCATCCTGATTATTCAGGTACATTTCGCAAGGATTAATGAATTTGCTGTTGCCGGGCCGGGATTCGTTGCCTATAAAAACATCGAGCCAACCATCATTGTTGAAATCGTTCCAGGTAGCGGTTTGGGTCGGGTAAAAAGAAAGTAAACCACTGATGGTAGTGACATCGGTAAAGGTACCGTCGCCGTTATTTTTAATTAATGAGTTAGGTTGTCGGCCAAATTGGTCTTCTACCCAGCCGCCGCGGGTAACAAAAATATCTTTATACCCATCGTTATTATAGTCGGTTTGCATCATATTTAGCCCCCCTACTAAGGATTTTAAACCTGATCTTTCCGAAAGATCGGAGAACGTACCATCGCCATTATTTTTAAAATAATGCATTTCGTCGGCTAGTCCCCAGCCCGAAGTAACCAGGTCTATATAGCCATCATTATCAAAATCTTCGGCAATGCTGCCGCCGGCCATATTGTTTATGTCTAATTTTAAATTTTTAGCAATATCCCGAAATGGTTTTACTAAAGTAGAAGTATCTACATCTAAGTCCGGTAAATAATACGACACGTTTTTAACCTGCTGGTACTCTCCCAAAGTCATGTAAGACAGATTAAGCAACCACCGGTAAGTTAAGTTAGCAGGATAAGCGGCCACTAATTGCCGGTACAATTCAATTGCTTTTTGCGAGCCCACTTGCTGCGTATGGATGCCCGTGCCCCGGATAGGAAAAATACAAGTTTCGGAAGAATGGTGCATTACACAGTTGCTTCTTTCGCCGAGCCGCAGGTAAGCTAAGGCTAATTTAGGCCCAAGAATGCTAAAAGCTTTATTTCCCAACCCCATTGCTTCTAATTTTTGTTGCGCATCGTGTAGTAAATCAACGGCTTCTTGTTCTTTGCCCAGCATTAACAAAGCATGTGCCCGGGCAGCACTTAACATAACTTTATCCTGGGCCGAATTAGCTTGCTGGTATAAAGAATCGTAATACGCCAGAATGGCCTCTGAAGCAAATTTATTCTGATGATGATTGTATTGCTTCGCAGTTTTTTGCAGTATAAGAAGCATTTCCTGGTGCGCTGCCCGTTCCTTGTTTTGGCAAGACCAGAGGGAACCTATAAATAATAACAGTAAAAAGAGGAAAATTCTTGGCATGAGTAAAAACACTTATTCCAAAATACTAAATTTCAATATGATATACTAGGGACTTTGATCAAACTACAGCAACGGCAGCCACTATCATGTAAATTAAATGAATAGTTAAGATTTAAGTAAAAGATTTAAATGGTAGAGGCCATTGGGAAGGTGTAAAGCTACAGCAAAGTATTATGACAGGTAGGCTTTCTTTAAATTCTAAACTACTAAAAAGATAAATTTTAAAAATTGAGAGTAGTAAAAAACCCTTAGCAAAGGCCAAGGGTTTTTTACTTTAAACAACATCAGGAAAATTAATAATTAGGGTTTTGAGCTGGTAAGCCGCCAGCAGACAACTGCGGATTACGGTTTACCTCATCCGATGGAATCGGCAATACATAATCCCGGGCCGGATTAAAGGTAAAAAGCGTGTAAGGCGAAGTTATTACCCCTTTTTTCATCCAGCGCATAATATCGAAGTCGCGGCCTTCTTCACCACCTCTTTCCACGGCACTTTCGTGCACAATGGCCCGATAAACCTGTTCTTTTGAACCGGTTGGGAATTGGGCATTCGGGTAAT
The sequence above is a segment of the Adhaeribacter swui genome. Coding sequences within it:
- a CDS encoding nucleoid-associated protein codes for the protein MLVTSEVKLEHIILHKVGNKSRDEAIQFSKKPLDLDDTVKDLLQRYFLSPFKSEAYYNLYHESDINLNEVYTFVSRIFDNPDTFLEQSENLARHLYEQSTHPNVKPGEFYVTYLHDLVLDGEALQAVGLFKSENRETYLKVYPSGDTFDIDSEDGVNINKLDKGCLIFNTDREDGFVVLTVDNTNKRDEAIYWKDDFLKIQSRQDAYHHTQNVMSLCKAFVEKRLPEEFEVSRGEQADLLNKSVKFLKEKEVFDLQEFQNEVIAQPDLIESFQSYKTEFETDRGFEIKPEFDIHENAFKKNTRFMKSVIKLDKNFHIYVHGNSENMEKGYDEERGLHFYQLFFKSES
- a CDS encoding NIPSNAP family protein, coding for MMKRRTFVKASLLSGCLTSTVPFLNPALAGAKQKAGKPEYYELRVYTLKNDAQQKLVEDYYQNAAIPALNRLGSKNVGVFTQQQPTTAITKLYVVIPFKSIEDFGKMNERLQADAAYQQAGAAYLNAPATEPAYQRIESSLMEAFSGMPKMELPAKKARIFELRRYESPSEAAGKKKIEMFNKGEITVFKRVGLTPVFFGEVIVGEMRPNLTYMLTFDDMADHDQSWKTFGSDPEWKKMSSMPEYADSKILSNITRTFLVPTAYSQI
- a CDS encoding FG-GAP-like repeat-containing protein; this encodes MKSTRVLLVFACILLLTNCQFFKKEPVLFTLLDSQDTGITFNNSITETDSLNILTYGYMYNGGGVAVGDVNNDGLPDLYFSGNMVSGKLYLNKGNFKFEDITAQSGTTTKLWVNGVTMVDINQDGLLDIYACTVNPFADTTYTPNLLFINKGIGPNGKPIFKEEAKAYNLADEGNSTQVAFFDYDKDQDLDMYLLRNATDNFDNPNISRPKITNGTSRSTDKLFRNNGNNTFTDVSKEAGILIEGRGLGIAVSDINQDGWPDVYAANDFLSNDLLWINNQDGTFTNKISQYLKHTSYNGMGTDIADYNNDGLPDIIEMDMLPEDNKRQKLTMEAPNYERFQLTQRLGYEHQYVRNTLQLNNGNGTFSEIGQLAGVYATDWSWSALLADYDNDGWRDLFITNGYLKDMINLDYIHYQSEQSMFGTQEAMEAKLKKEFNKLESVVVPNYIYQNKRDLTFANKSKDWGLDKAATSNGAVYADLDNDGDLDLVINNLNNPAFVYRNNAETVQPTNFFKIKLQGQAPNRNGIGTTIQIKYNNQQQFYEHYLSRGYQSSVDPTVHFGLGQVPTIDSLKITWPNGKYQVLAQVKANQTLTVKEQNANTTKPSVKPEPTPLFQKVNAAYNIAYKHEETDYVDFKNQPLLPHKYSQNGPGLAVGDVNGDGRDDFYVGAAGDRSGMIFYQTASGTFTSKPLSNQPNASDDMGALFFDADNDNDLDLYVVSGGNEFRTGATQYQHRLFQNDGQGNFTLNNQALPQILASGSCVTAADFDRDGDLDLFIGGRNEPQKYPLPGQSCILRNQGGRFTNVTQVICPELERAGMVTAALWTDFDNDNQIDLIVTGEWMPICFFKNTNGKLVNVTANTNLANTHGWWNSIIGGDFDNDGDVDYVAGNLGLNSRYKASPEQPVSVVAKDFDNNGSVDPVISYFIQNQNYPAPARDGLTDQMVAMRRRFPRYADYGASTMAQLFTDDELKDAHRYQSYTFSSSFIQNDGNGKFTIKPLPVQAQFAPVFGLSVADYNYDGNLDLLLVGNSYATEVAMGYYDAGIGTCLMGNGNGTFRPIPPQGAGLKISGDAKAIARVFTRNNQPIEVISCNSDSLQVIQGLVPTGKKQFIRLSPMDAYADLQFSNGKKRREEFFYGSGYLSQSSRAMVSAGLEKVYVTDFTGKKREIKL
- a CDS encoding FG-GAP-like repeat-containing protein yields the protein MPRIFLFLLLLFIGSLWSCQNKERAAHQEMLLILQKTAKQYNHHQNKFASEAILAYYDSLYQQANSAQDKVMLSAARAHALLMLGKEQEAVDLLHDAQQKLEAMGLGNKAFSILGPKLALAYLRLGERSNCVMHHSSETCIFPIRGTGIHTQQVGSQKAIELYRQLVAAYPANLTYRWLLNLSYMTLGEYQQVKNVSYYLPDLDVDTSTLVKPFRDIAKNLKLDINNMAGGSIAEDFDNDGYIDLVTSGWGLADEMHYFKNNGDGTFSDLSERSGLKSLVGGLNMMQTDYNNDGYKDIFVTRGGWVEDQFGRQPNSLIKNNGDGTFTDVTTISGLLSFYPTQTATWNDFNNDGWLDVFIGNESRPGNSKFINPCEMYLNNQDGTFTNITKEANLDLVAFVKGVTSGDYDNDGRQDIFISTMNGDRYLFKNTLTKGKTPIFKNVTASANLDKDKGHTFPTWFWDFDNDGWLDILVCDYNFESALSHYAAAEALKKPIKNAGMVYLYKNNRNGTFTNISEQVGLNRVAFAMGSNFGDIDNDGFLDMYLATGNPDYESLVPNKMFKNLGGQKFADVTTAARVGHLQKGHGVSFADMDNDGDQDIYVDMGGAYIGDAYQNSFFLNPGQNNNRWIYLELVGAKANRSAIGSRIKVTFRENGIARSVYRDVNSGGSFGASPLRREIGIGQADLIDEIVIQWAGTNQKQVFRNIQPNQLLRIKEGETKPEMVPLNKLSFEQPKLPSLTQLK